Genomic DNA from Carnobacterium divergens DSM 20623:
TAGCTTTACGGAATCGTTGATGGAGGAACAGGTGACTAGCAACGCAGCCCTAAAAATTCAAGTTAAAAAAGATGGCAAGATTCACTATTTAAATCAATTGAAAAAAAGTAGTGAGCGTCCTTTTATCGTTGTCGGTTTTGAAGACAATACCGAAAAAGCAGTAGATATTGAAGCTAAATGGTTTCAAAACGTAGTGCTAGACGTCAAAAAAAAATACCCGTTTTCGACTTTTGATGCTGTGGGTCATTCAAATGGAGGATTAGTCTTAGCGACTTATTTAGAGAACTATCAAACAACCTCAAATCCCCAAATGAATCGCTTGATAACCATTGCAACGCCATTTAATGATACAAAAGCCGAATATAACGACAATAATCTAGCCTTTACAGAAGTGAAAAAAGCGAGCCATCTATTAACTAATTTTACTGAAAAACAAACGCAATTGCCTTCGTCGTTAAAGGTTTTGGCAATAGCTGGAGATCAAGAAAAAAATGAGACGCATAGTGATGGCGTAGTTCCTGTACAAAGCGCATTAGCTAGTCGGCTATTTATCAAAAAGCAAGTGGCAAGCTATCAAGAAAGCATCATTACTGGCAAACAAACAGGTCATAGTGACTTGTTAGATAATTCAAAGGTACAAAAACAAGTGAAGGCATTTATTTATCAAGATGAGAATTAGCATTGTAGCGAATAAAGCTATTAACAAACGCGTTGTAGTTTACTTTCTGTTTCCTTATACTGAATAAAAGGAGTGATGTGAATTGTTGAGAAAAGATCGTAAAAATCTGAGGTATCAATATGGCTACTATTCATTTTTAGTGTTTATTGGGTTATTTCTTATGAATCAATTTCTGACTGGAACTGGCTTTCAGTGGGCGGAAACCAATCGTTTAGAAACATGGATTTTATTGTTGTTTAGTTCCTTTTATTTTGGTGTAATGACGAGTTGGAAAGGTGCGCTGGGTCATGAAGCGAGTATTAAAAAAAGAATGATTTTATTTTATTTTGTTATGAGTATCACAGCCTT
This window encodes:
- a CDS encoding alpha/beta hydrolase, encoding MKMNFKGLALVLITLLATSYFGIRFYQQQQLPKVPTEEQTAKNPVFLIPGTNATNKRFNSFTESLMEEQVTSNAALKIQVKKDGKIHYLNQLKKSSERPFIVVGFEDNTEKAVDIEAKWFQNVVLDVKKKYPFSTFDAVGHSNGGLVLATYLENYQTTSNPQMNRLITIATPFNDTKAEYNDNNLAFTEVKKASHLLTNFTEKQTQLPSSLKVLAIAGDQEKNETHSDGVVPVQSALASRLFIKKQVASYQESIITGKQTGHSDLLDNSKVQKQVKAFIYQDEN